The proteins below come from a single Halobacillus salinarum genomic window:
- a CDS encoding lipopolysaccharide biosynthesis protein has translation MKIKKEENIKQNSGNKKTVSGLVWMFSGSSVQIFLQFLVNIFLARLLTPSEFGIAGMATIVISFSTIVSMVGVGQALIQRKVLNDAHINTAFTISIVINTILAVGIFFFSNSIATFFDTPKLGNVLEILSVTFVIQGVSTVAESLLQRKLEFKLIAKIQMASFLVYGFSGLLLAAFSYGYWSLVLASVLQITFKSLISIIKQPHSKKIKINISALKELLYFGGGLSLAKLSNQIALQGDNLIVGRFLGAGALGLYGRAYQLMVMPANLFGQVLNKVLFPSMSKLQSDNDRLKGIYEKGISVISILVLPLTVVFIVLAKEIILVLFGEKWVSLEGPFIVLSMGMLFRSSYKISDSLAKAKGAVYKRAWRQIIYATCIIFGAYIGSHWGILGVSIGVLIALKINYFMMAHLCIKIVKYKWRSFLLAHLPSVVLSTLVYVEINIMTDLFREHFSSILTLVFSLIVTLIWYLFILILNPLGMFSLYKDTAIQFLSVFNKQTKRLNLSKVK, from the coding sequence ATGAAAATAAAAAAAGAAGAAAACATCAAGCAAAATTCAGGAAATAAAAAAACTGTTAGTGGATTAGTCTGGATGTTCTCTGGGTCAAGTGTCCAAATATTTCTTCAGTTTCTTGTGAATATATTTTTAGCAAGACTTTTAACTCCCTCAGAATTTGGGATTGCTGGTATGGCTACAATTGTTATATCATTTTCAACTATAGTTTCTATGGTTGGGGTTGGTCAGGCACTAATACAAAGAAAAGTTTTGAATGATGCCCACATTAATACTGCTTTTACTATATCAATTGTAATTAATACTATTCTTGCAGTGGGAATATTTTTCTTTTCAAATTCAATAGCAACTTTTTTTGATACCCCGAAATTAGGAAATGTGTTAGAAATTTTGTCTGTAACTTTCGTAATACAAGGGGTTTCTACGGTTGCCGAATCTTTGCTACAGAGGAAATTGGAGTTTAAATTAATTGCTAAAATACAAATGGCCTCATTTTTAGTATATGGTTTTTCGGGCTTATTGTTAGCAGCATTTTCGTATGGCTATTGGTCGTTAGTTTTGGCAAGTGTATTACAAATAACTTTTAAAAGCCTTATTTCAATCATTAAACAGCCACATTCAAAAAAAATAAAAATAAATATTTCTGCATTAAAAGAGTTGTTGTATTTTGGTGGTGGTCTATCATTAGCAAAGTTGAGTAATCAAATAGCGTTGCAAGGAGATAATCTAATAGTTGGTAGATTCCTAGGAGCGGGGGCACTTGGTTTATACGGAAGAGCGTATCAATTGATGGTAATGCCTGCAAATTTATTTGGCCAAGTACTAAATAAAGTTTTATTCCCGTCAATGTCAAAGCTACAATCTGATAATGACAGATTGAAAGGGATATATGAAAAAGGTATTTCTGTGATTTCAATTCTAGTTTTACCATTAACAGTAGTATTTATTGTACTAGCCAAAGAAATCATATTGGTTTTATTTGGAGAAAAATGGGTCTCGTTAGAAGGGCCCTTCATTGTACTTTCAATGGGGATGCTCTTTAGATCAAGTTATAAAATAAGTGACTCATTAGCAAAGGCTAAAGGAGCAGTATACAAAAGGGCATGGAGACAGATTATTTATGCAACCTGTATTATTTTCGGTGCTTATATAGGTAGTCACTGGGGTATCCTGGGTGTAAGCATTGGTGTTTTAATCGCACTTAAAATTAATTATTTTATGATGGCACACCTTTGTATAAAAATAGTGAAATATAAGTGGAGGTCATTTTTACTTGCTCACTTACCTTCAGTAGTACTTTCAACCTTAGTGTACGTAGAGATTAATATTATGACAGATTTATTTAGAGAACATTTTTCTTCTATATTAACTTTAGTCTTCTCATTAATTGTAACTCTAATTTGGTATCTATTTATATTAATTTTAAATCCATTAGGAATGTTTTCATTATATAAAGACACTGCCATACAGTTTCTATCAGTTTTTAATAAGCAAACCAAAAGACTAAATTTAAGTAAAGTTAAATAA
- a CDS encoding helix-turn-helix domain-containing protein, whose amino-acid sequence MIGDRIQKIRKDRHMSLSELAERAGVAKSYLSSIERNIQSNPSIQFLEKIAKELDVSMNYLLHGDNVEIEGALDDDWLELVQQAMNSGVSKEQFREFLEFNKWRIHQNK is encoded by the coding sequence ATGATCGGTGACCGCATTCAAAAGATCCGCAAAGACCGACATATGTCGCTATCAGAGCTCGCTGAAAGAGCGGGGGTAGCTAAATCCTATTTGAGCTCCATTGAGCGTAATATCCAATCGAATCCTTCGATTCAGTTCCTGGAGAAAATCGCAAAAGAGCTTGATGTATCCATGAATTATCTGCTTCACGGGGATAATGTGGAGATCGAAGGTGCCCTTGATGATGACTGGCTTGAGCTTGTCCAGCAAGCGATGAATTCAGGCGTATCGAAGGAACAGTTCCGGGAGTTTCTAGAGTTCAACAAGTGGCGAATACATCAGAATAAATGA
- a CDS encoding sulfotransferase family protein → MKNTNLPIFIGGCGRSGTTLLGSMLGAHKDCLCIPESQFKTDMINEFDKNNINELVISIKNNVRFRLWNLDINTISIENINSYGDVLEFFINEYSKKVSRSNFKMWIDHTPNNLEYVKQLKEIYPQAKFIHLVRDGRGVASSIIPLDWGPNTVKSAANLWKTKLSYGLAAEQFVNKDDIFRVKYEELVIDPEKTLKEICEFLGIVFQKSMIDGNGFSPPKYTTKQHDLVGTKPNKSRTEAWKHKLDSREIEIFECLTADLLECMGYSRLYEGSYSDINRRELIFLNIKELSRYFYNRIHYQIRRNKNIKIN, encoded by the coding sequence ATGAAAAATACAAATCTCCCGATTTTCATAGGTGGTTGTGGTAGAAGTGGAACTACACTGCTTGGCTCTATGTTAGGAGCACATAAAGATTGTTTATGTATACCAGAATCACAATTTAAAACTGATATGATAAATGAATTTGATAAAAATAATATTAATGAACTCGTTATTTCTATAAAAAACAATGTCAGATTTAGATTGTGGAATTTAGACATTAATACAATTTCGATTGAAAACATTAACAGTTATGGTGATGTTCTAGAGTTCTTTATTAATGAATATTCAAAAAAAGTTAGTAGAAGTAACTTCAAAATGTGGATAGATCATACCCCTAATAATTTAGAATATGTCAAACAACTTAAAGAAATATATCCACAGGCCAAGTTTATACATTTAGTCAGAGATGGCCGGGGTGTAGCATCTTCAATCATACCTCTTGATTGGGGACCAAATACTGTTAAAAGCGCTGCTAATTTATGGAAAACAAAGCTATCTTATGGTCTGGCAGCTGAACAGTTTGTAAATAAAGATGACATTTTCAGAGTGAAATATGAAGAACTTGTGATAGATCCAGAAAAAACGTTAAAAGAGATTTGTGAATTTTTAGGGATTGTGTTTCAGAAATCAATGATTGATGGAAATGGATTTTCGCCACCTAAATATACAACAAAACAACATGATTTGGTAGGTACAAAACCCAATAAAAGTAGAACCGAAGCGTGGAAACATAAATTAGATAGTAGAGAGATAGAGATTTTTGAATGTTTAACAGCAGATCTACTTGAGTGTATGGGTTATTCAAGGTTATACGAAGGAAGTTATAGTGATATTAATAGAAGAGAACTTATATTTTTAAATATAAAAGAGTTAAGCAGATATTTTTATAATAGAATACATTATCAAATTAGACGAAATAAAAATATTAAAATTAATTAA
- a CDS encoding tyrosine-protein phosphatase, which translates to MIDIHSHILPGVDDGAQTTEDSLDMARAAVEDGIHTIIATPHHRNGKYDNYKTDILTRVKEFNQQLENHNIPLTVLPGQETRIQGDMIEGLEHNKILPINEDSGYVFVEFPSDHVPRYSKRLLFDIQVAGYKPVIVHPERNSTIIQHPNILFEMVEKGSLTQITAASLVGKFGKKIKRFTHQLIEANLTHLIASDAHNTTTRGFCMKDAFAELEENYGSSMVYLFAENAGYLVNGEVVVSESPLEIKKKKFLGVFG; encoded by the coding sequence TTGATTGATATACACAGTCACATCCTCCCTGGCGTGGATGACGGTGCGCAAACAACCGAAGACAGCCTCGACATGGCTAGAGCTGCTGTGGAAGACGGCATACATACAATTATCGCAACGCCTCATCACCGTAATGGGAAATATGATAACTATAAAACTGATATCCTTACCAGAGTGAAAGAATTTAATCAGCAGCTAGAGAACCACAACATCCCGCTCACCGTCCTGCCAGGTCAGGAAACACGTATTCAAGGGGATATGATCGAAGGACTAGAGCATAACAAAATCCTTCCTATTAATGAAGACAGCGGTTATGTTTTTGTCGAATTTCCCTCTGATCATGTGCCGAGATACTCTAAAAGACTCCTATTCGATATCCAGGTCGCCGGATACAAACCAGTCATCGTTCACCCCGAGCGAAATTCAACTATAATCCAACATCCAAACATTCTATTTGAAATGGTCGAAAAAGGATCGCTTACGCAAATTACTGCTGCCAGTCTAGTCGGTAAATTTGGTAAAAAGATTAAGAGGTTTACCCATCAATTAATTGAAGCGAACCTGACCCACCTGATTGCATCGGATGCTCATAACACAACAACGAGAGGCTTTTGTATGAAGGATGCATTCGCGGAACTAGAGGAAAACTATGGGTCGTCCATGGTTTATTTATTTGCGGAAAATGCGGGTTATCTAGTTAACGGTGAGGTGGTAGTCTCTGAATCTCCTTTAGAAATAAAAAAGAAAAAGTTTTTAGGGGTGTTTGGATAA
- a CDS encoding acyltransferase: MIDTGRSKFIKYQWLLNILYSLSLIFPKKSLEYSWRLLDLCPGIVGVGFRYIIIKRLTSKCGHNIYVGPFVEVKNWGNIEIGDNVSIHNNCYIDGYGGLTIGDNTSIAHNSSILTFEHSWSNSDIPIKYNALTKSQVLIEEDVWVGCGVRILAGSNIETRSIVAAGAVINSKVESQTIVGGVPAKKIKDISDG; encoded by the coding sequence ATGATAGACACAGGACGTAGTAAGTTTATAAAATATCAGTGGTTATTGAATATCTTATATTCTTTATCTTTGATTTTCCCTAAGAAATCCCTAGAGTATTCTTGGAGATTATTAGATTTGTGTCCTGGAATAGTTGGTGTAGGATTCAGATACATCATAATTAAAAGATTAACTAGTAAATGTGGCCATAATATTTATGTGGGTCCTTTTGTGGAAGTGAAAAATTGGGGGAATATTGAAATAGGGGATAATGTAAGTATCCATAACAATTGTTATATCGATGGTTATGGCGGATTAACTATAGGTGATAATACTTCTATTGCACATAACTCATCAATATTAACTTTTGAACACAGTTGGTCTAATTCAGATATTCCTATTAAATACAATGCTTTAACTAAATCTCAAGTCCTTATCGAAGAGGATGTTTGGGTAGGTTGTGGAGTCAGAATCTTAGCAGGTAGTAATATAGAAACTCGCTCTATAGTTGCAGCTGGAGCGGTAATAAATTCAAAAGTAGAGTCTCAAACCATTGTAGGAGGAGTACCTGCTAAAAAGATTAAAGATATTAGTGATGGATAA
- a CDS encoding sulfotransferase domain-containing protein, protein MLNLSEVIKRLKFPYRLITSKQRMLPNFLIVGVQKGGTTSLYNYLVQHPQVMSSNRKEVHYFDNNFSKGESWYKAHFPTCDKSGNVITGDASPYYFYHPLVPQRVYESSPDMKIIVLLRDPIKRAYSHYNHNIKNGREDRPFEKAINDEQSIIESEEKKLLKNRKSSSYFHQHYSYLSRGLYYEQLKRWLEFFPEEQICVLNSEEFYNSPSTSFNQVTDFLEIDNWEPKEFKVFNKGNNYEEIPSEIFNRLKDYYTIPNTQLFKLISKDYEWDLR, encoded by the coding sequence ATGTTGAATTTAAGTGAGGTTATTAAAAGGTTAAAATTCCCATATAGATTAATTACTTCTAAACAAAGAATGCTACCTAACTTCTTAATTGTAGGGGTTCAAAAAGGAGGAACAACTTCTTTATACAATTATCTTGTCCAGCATCCACAAGTGATGTCGTCAAATAGAAAAGAAGTACATTATTTTGACAATAATTTTTCAAAAGGAGAATCTTGGTATAAAGCCCATTTTCCAACATGTGATAAATCTGGCAACGTTATAACTGGCGATGCTAGCCCTTATTACTTTTATCACCCTTTAGTTCCACAAAGAGTTTACGAAAGTTCACCCGATATGAAGATTATAGTGTTATTAAGAGATCCTATAAAAAGGGCTTATTCTCATTATAATCATAATATTAAAAATGGAAGAGAAGATAGGCCCTTTGAAAAGGCAATTAATGATGAACAATCAATCATAGAAAGTGAAGAAAAAAAGCTACTAAAGAATAGAAAAAGCTCAAGTTACTTTCATCAACATTATTCTTACCTTTCTCGCGGACTTTATTACGAACAATTAAAAAGGTGGCTTGAATTTTTTCCGGAAGAGCAAATTTGTGTGTTAAATAGTGAAGAATTTTACAATTCTCCCTCTACAAGCTTTAATCAAGTAACTGACTTCTTAGAAATTGACAATTGGGAACCTAAAGAATTTAAGGTTTTTAATAAAGGGAATAATTATGAAGAAATTCCAAGTGAAATATTTAATAGATTGAAAGATTACTACACAATTCCTAATACACAATTATTTAAATTAATTTCAAAAGACTATGAATGGGATTTACGATAG
- a CDS encoding glycosyltransferase, with protein MDKGGDRLKAIFVHDHKFIIDEKDNFYSYGKLTSQSWKRYLDVFNELSVVARARNLNNDDEIQKLSNSNREGVRFIPLESISSVKGLIFDRKKIKKELTEIINETDVIIARVPSMFGRLAISIAKDLGKPYAVEVVADAWDELWNYGNVKGKLFAPISYFSTRKSINNAPFAIYVTKNFLQTRYPNRGYSTNASNVELADTDERILNRRLEKIKKTNNEISLGLIGSLSSGYKGIDTAIKALSEIGDKINFKLHILGDGNPARWRKMAVKHGVSDRIIFDGTLPKNDVFQWLDKVDIYIHPSRQEGLPRAVIEAMSRGCPVIASTTAGIPELIKNEYLHKPKNHKKLSKLLELFTNNKNILSEQAKINFREANKYRSKLIEEKRYNFWSEFRKYSQGVIDERKLNGIGK; from the coding sequence ATGGATAAAGGTGGAGATAGATTGAAAGCGATTTTTGTTCATGACCATAAATTTATAATTGACGAAAAAGATAATTTTTATTCTTATGGAAAACTAACCTCCCAAAGTTGGAAAAGGTATCTAGATGTGTTTAATGAACTTTCAGTTGTGGCTAGGGCCAGAAATTTGAATAATGATGATGAAATTCAAAAGTTATCTAATTCAAATAGGGAAGGAGTTAGGTTTATTCCTTTAGAATCTATTTCTAGTGTTAAGGGATTAATATTTGATAGAAAAAAGATCAAAAAGGAGCTTACGGAAATAATAAATGAAACAGATGTTATTATTGCAAGAGTCCCGAGCATGTTTGGTAGGCTAGCAATTTCTATAGCTAAAGACTTAGGTAAACCATATGCTGTAGAAGTTGTTGCAGATGCATGGGATGAGCTATGGAATTATGGGAATGTGAAAGGTAAACTTTTTGCACCAATTTCTTATTTTAGTACTCGAAAGTCAATTAATAATGCTCCTTTCGCAATCTATGTGACTAAAAATTTTTTACAAACCAGATACCCTAATCGAGGGTATTCTACGAATGCATCAAATGTGGAATTAGCTGACACTGATGAGAGAATCCTTAATAGAAGACTTGAAAAAATTAAAAAAACAAATAATGAAATTAGTTTAGGGCTAATTGGTTCTCTATCTTCTGGATATAAAGGAATAGATACAGCAATAAAAGCTTTAAGTGAGATAGGAGACAAAATCAATTTTAAATTGCACATTTTGGGTGATGGAAATCCTGCCAGGTGGAGAAAAATGGCTGTTAAACATGGAGTATCGGATAGAATCATTTTCGATGGTACATTACCGAAAAATGATGTATTCCAATGGTTAGATAAAGTTGATATCTATATTCACCCAAGTAGACAAGAAGGTCTTCCAAGAGCTGTAATTGAAGCTATGAGTAGAGGGTGTCCAGTTATAGCATCGACTACCGCTGGAATTCCAGAATTGATAAAAAATGAGTACCTTCATAAACCTAAAAATCATAAAAAATTATCAAAGTTATTAGAACTTTTCACTAATAATAAAAATATATTATCAGAGCAAGCCAAAATTAACTTTAGAGAGGCAAATAAATATAGGTCGAAATTAATTGAGGAAAAAAGATACAATTTTTGGAGTGAATTTAGAAAATATTCTCAGGGTGTCATAGACGAAAGAAAGCTCAATGGAATAGGCAAATAA
- a CDS encoding polysaccharide biosynthesis protein, which yields MTTAFRRRLLLLMLIDSIIVSFSIYMSHYFLNPYVTDFNGMIIASSITLLLTHHVFSSVSGMYRRKWRYASMEELIGIITVVTMSIASAALIQLVGFGSIYERALIIAWMLHIVLIGGVRFTWKYYKTYGFTFNPKGKKAKLVKDNPDTKRTLIIGAGSAGQMLARQMKNQYETNTDLVGFIDDDFTMHHLTISGLPVLGNIKNLKHIVDLHNVNHIVIAMPSIEKARAKEVILEAQKVTKNVQTLPMIEDIALGNVSVKHIRDVSIEDLLGREPVELDINSISSEIQGNTVLVTGAGGSIGSEICRQLVNFSPDRLVLVGHGENSIYTIHMELLQLNIKTELIPVIADVQDRGRMFQIMNDFQPTYVYHAAAHKHVPLMEANPKEAVKNNIIGTKNVSEAANDSGVKTFVLVSTDKAVNPPNVMGSTKRIAEMVIQSLNKESKTKFVAVRFGNVLGSRGSVIPLFKKQIANGGPVTVTHPEMTRYFMTIPEASRLVLQAGALAHGGEIFVLDMGEPVKIVDLARNLIHLSGFTDDDISIRFSGVRPGEKMFEELLKEGEVHSEPIFPKIFIGKQLFFEEKSINPLLQEFENLNTEFVKEMVVNIANNNSVSLYSVEK from the coding sequence ATGACAACTGCTTTCAGAAGAAGATTGTTATTGTTAATGTTGATTGACTCAATAATCGTTTCCTTTTCCATTTATATGTCTCATTACTTCTTAAATCCATATGTAACTGATTTCAATGGCATGATAATTGCTTCATCCATAACGCTTTTACTTACTCACCATGTTTTTTCTAGTGTTTCGGGGATGTACCGCAGAAAATGGCGTTATGCAAGTATGGAAGAATTAATCGGTATCATTACTGTAGTTACGATGTCTATAGCATCTGCAGCCTTAATTCAACTTGTAGGGTTTGGAAGTATTTATGAACGAGCCTTAATTATAGCATGGATGCTTCATATCGTACTAATTGGTGGTGTCCGTTTTACATGGAAATATTATAAAACTTACGGGTTCACCTTTAATCCGAAAGGTAAGAAAGCTAAATTAGTTAAAGATAACCCAGACACCAAAAGAACCCTAATTATTGGAGCTGGATCTGCTGGACAAATGTTAGCCCGTCAAATGAAAAATCAATATGAAACTAATACTGACTTGGTTGGTTTCATTGACGATGATTTTACTATGCATCATTTAACGATAAGTGGACTTCCCGTTTTAGGAAACATTAAGAACTTAAAACACATCGTAGACCTACATAACGTAAACCATATAGTGATTGCAATGCCTTCGATTGAAAAAGCCCGAGCAAAAGAAGTCATTTTAGAAGCTCAAAAAGTAACTAAAAACGTTCAAACCTTACCAATGATTGAAGACATTGCGTTAGGAAATGTTTCCGTAAAACACATTCGGGACGTATCCATTGAAGATCTTTTAGGGCGTGAGCCAGTAGAACTTGATATTAATTCAATCTCAAGTGAAATTCAAGGTAATACGGTTCTTGTAACAGGAGCTGGTGGATCAATTGGTTCTGAAATATGCCGCCAGCTGGTCAATTTCTCTCCGGACCGTCTCGTATTAGTAGGTCATGGAGAAAACAGCATTTATACTATTCATATGGAATTATTACAACTAAACATAAAGACGGAACTTATTCCAGTCATAGCTGATGTACAAGACCGTGGTCGCATGTTCCAAATAATGAACGATTTTCAACCAACATATGTGTACCATGCTGCAGCACATAAACATGTGCCTTTAATGGAAGCGAACCCTAAGGAAGCTGTAAAGAATAACATCATAGGTACAAAGAATGTTTCGGAGGCTGCTAACGATTCTGGAGTTAAAACGTTCGTTTTAGTATCGACTGATAAGGCTGTCAATCCCCCTAATGTTATGGGATCGACCAAACGAATTGCTGAAATGGTAATTCAGTCATTGAACAAAGAAAGTAAAACAAAGTTTGTTGCTGTACGGTTTGGAAATGTACTTGGTAGTCGAGGGAGTGTAATTCCTTTATTCAAAAAACAAATCGCAAACGGTGGACCAGTTACAGTCACGCATCCTGAAATGACACGTTACTTTATGACAATTCCAGAAGCATCTAGGCTAGTACTCCAAGCCGGAGCATTAGCACATGGTGGGGAAATCTTTGTTCTTGATATGGGGGAACCTGTTAAAATTGTTGACTTAGCCCGTAATTTGATTCATTTATCTGGATTTACAGATGATGATATTTCAATTAGGTTTAGTGGTGTTCGTCCTGGTGAAAAGATGTTTGAAGAACTATTAAAAGAAGGTGAAGTTCACAGTGAACCTATATTCCCAAAAATTTTCATTGGTAAACAATTGTTTTTTGAGGAAAAGAGTATTAATCCGTTACTCCAAGAATTTGAAAACCTAAATACAGAATTTGTAAAAGAAATGGTTGTTAATATTGCTAATAATAATTCAGTTAGTTTATATTCAGTAGAAAAATAA
- a CDS encoding O-antigen polymerase has product MGDYQFERTYFYNFIVLILLIVITGVFILFTSSVIIDICSLIFLVFSSIIVIKFDIMHPYTWYLPFFLLYSISQPLLVILGWSIYNEEIMNSALIMQWVAMSVFIIVITPKKRKYNLNKYNEKIRKAHNLIPITKIVYTISLIMISFYLISIIGSGAKVKVDITQGVASNNLNSFASLAYMSFGLLYSYELIKNNKIPKMLTIITVAWTLVTFLISGERDILLKFIWCISLLYFLVQSISKYKIVIMGFLGVSIIPILQNFKNFGLTGETRGFSSSSFIIDFLRSEFNSAGDNLNLVISNFNWDNFLLGRSLIWDFKRVFFYMGESTTQWFNETFYLDSVHGQGFTIVGEGYVNLGVIGVIIWFLIISFIVRVLYLNSTLNIIWLNIYILSMPMFIYVTRADFANLLSGVFKQIILPLVVLYLVKIILERRRGFYKYSRVLEE; this is encoded by the coding sequence ATGGGAGACTATCAATTTGAAAGAACCTATTTTTATAACTTTATTGTATTAATTCTATTAATAGTCATAACTGGAGTTTTTATATTATTTACTTCTTCCGTAATTATAGATATATGTAGTTTAATCTTTTTAGTATTTTCTTCAATTATTGTAATTAAATTTGATATAATGCACCCATATACATGGTATCTCCCATTCTTTTTGCTTTATTCAATATCACAGCCACTTTTGGTTATTTTAGGTTGGTCTATATATAATGAAGAAATAATGAATTCAGCATTGATAATGCAGTGGGTAGCGATGAGTGTATTTATTATTGTTATTACTCCTAAAAAAAGAAAATATAATCTCAATAAATATAATGAAAAAATAAGAAAAGCACATAACCTTATCCCAATTACAAAAATAGTGTACACAATTTCATTAATAATGATTTCTTTTTATTTAATTTCTATTATCGGGAGTGGTGCAAAAGTAAAAGTAGATATTACTCAAGGCGTAGCGTCTAATAATCTAAATTCTTTTGCTTCATTAGCTTACATGAGCTTTGGTTTATTATATTCTTATGAGTTAATTAAAAATAATAAAATTCCTAAGATGCTTACGATAATTACTGTGGCATGGACATTGGTTACTTTTCTAATCAGTGGGGAAAGAGATATATTATTAAAATTCATTTGGTGTATATCTTTACTTTACTTCTTGGTTCAAAGCATATCTAAATATAAAATCGTAATAATGGGTTTTTTGGGAGTATCAATCATTCCTATATTGCAGAATTTTAAAAATTTCGGTTTAACGGGTGAGACTAGAGGTTTTTCAAGTAGTAGTTTTATTATTGATTTCTTAAGATCAGAGTTTAATTCTGCTGGGGATAATTTAAACCTTGTTATTAGTAATTTTAATTGGGACAATTTTTTGTTAGGCCGTAGTTTAATCTGGGACTTTAAAAGAGTATTTTTTTACATGGGTGAATCTACCACTCAGTGGTTTAATGAAACCTTTTATCTCGATAGTGTACATGGACAGGGATTTACAATTGTAGGAGAGGGATATGTTAATTTAGGTGTGATAGGTGTCATAATTTGGTTTCTAATTATTTCTTTCATAGTTAGAGTTCTTTATTTAAACAGCACCCTTAACATAATTTGGTTGAATATATATATTTTATCAATGCCTATGTTTATTTACGTGACTAGGGCAGATTTTGCAAACTTATTATCCGGTGTTTTTAAGCAAATAATTCTACCTTTAGTAGTTCTGTATTTAGTTAAAATAATATTAGAGAGAAGAAGAGGGTTCTACAAATACAGTAGGGTTCTTGAGGAGTAA
- a CDS encoding CBS domain-containing protein has product MNDLVERFEIVFNQIHQRLKEFNGFPKNDNFVELLQRSKLKNSVIRVHFDELKQYAKLRNAIVHERIRDDYYIATPHEEVVEKMELIQRTLEQPPEAIAFSTKPVLFYKEETELTKIVEAFCKYGISQFPIYDDSHTFMGLLTNEGIVRWLSEAMDDGHATVSGVTARDVLHAEKDLVVEFLAARSTVFALEEMFETSLEAERKLKAVILTETGDPNEKPLGIVTTWDLIKVDRRPVDE; this is encoded by the coding sequence ATGAATGATTTAGTGGAACGGTTTGAGATCGTCTTTAACCAGATCCACCAGCGGCTAAAGGAATTCAATGGCTTCCCGAAGAATGATAACTTTGTTGAGCTCTTGCAGCGATCGAAGCTTAAGAACAGCGTCATTCGTGTTCATTTCGACGAATTGAAGCAGTATGCGAAGCTTAGAAATGCTATTGTGCACGAGCGGATCCGTGATGATTATTATATAGCCACTCCTCATGAAGAAGTCGTGGAAAAGATGGAACTGATCCAGCGTACGCTTGAACAGCCTCCGGAAGCGATTGCGTTTTCAACGAAACCGGTGCTCTTTTATAAGGAAGAAACGGAACTCACGAAAATTGTCGAAGCGTTTTGCAAGTACGGGATTTCCCAGTTTCCCATCTATGATGATTCACACACGTTTATGGGACTGCTGACGAATGAAGGGATTGTCCGCTGGCTGTCGGAGGCAATGGACGATGGTCATGCGACGGTCAGTGGAGTCACAGCCCGTGACGTGCTGCATGCGGAAAAGGATTTAGTTGTGGAGTTTTTAGCAGCGAGGAGCACCGTGTTTGCGTTAGAGGAAATGTTTGAAACAAGTCTTGAGGCAGAAAGGAAGCTGAAAGCTGTGATTTTAACGGAGACCGGGGATCCGAATGAAAAGCCGCTTGGGATTGTGACGACGTGGGACTTGATAAAAGTGGATCGCCGGCCGGTGGATGAGTGA